In Picosynechococcus sp. PCC 7002, the following are encoded in one genomic region:
- the atpH gene encoding ATP synthase F1 subunit delta — MKGNTMIAQVVEPYAGALMTLAQETNKVEAFAENCRALLSLFQESAEFRSFVMNPLVKAEDKKGVLQGVCGQDVDTYFLNFLFLLVDRRRIVFLEGICQEFVALQRKLNNIVLADVTSAQPLTTDQEAAIADQVKQMTGANAVELNISTDADLIGGVVIKVGSKVFDASLRGQLRRISMDLLGSN, encoded by the coding sequence ATGAAAGGCAACACAATGATTGCTCAGGTCGTTGAGCCCTATGCTGGTGCCCTGATGACCCTTGCGCAAGAGACCAATAAAGTCGAGGCATTTGCAGAAAATTGTCGGGCTTTACTGTCACTCTTCCAAGAGTCTGCGGAGTTCCGGTCTTTTGTGATGAATCCTTTGGTCAAAGCAGAGGATAAAAAAGGTGTTCTCCAAGGGGTTTGTGGCCAGGATGTAGATACCTACTTCCTCAACTTTTTGTTTTTGCTTGTGGATCGTCGGCGTATTGTTTTCCTCGAAGGCATTTGTCAGGAATTCGTCGCCCTCCAGCGGAAACTGAACAATATTGTTCTCGCTGATGTCACGAGTGCGCAACCGTTGACCACTGACCAAGAAGCAGCGATCGCCGATCAAGTCAAACAAATGACCGGGGCCAATGCCGTCGAATTGAACATTAGCACCGATGCCGATTTGATTGGTGGTGTCGTGATCAAAGTCGGTTCCAAGGTCTTTGACGCTAGCTTGCGGGGCCAACTCCGGCGGATCAGCATGGATCTATTAGGCTCAAACTAA
- a CDS encoding F0F1 ATP synthase subunit B: MGIISYLATASEGGFHLNFDILETNIINLAIIIGVLYVYGSKFIGNILETRKSKIVADLEDAENRAKKAQEALTKAQKDLEQAQAQAAKIREDAKVAAEKTKQDILAKGRDEVEKLKASAVKELSTEQAKVITELKRRVAELALAKVEAQLRSDLDESAQAKLVDRSIAQLGGGA, translated from the coding sequence ATGGGAATTATTTCCTACCTTGCCACCGCATCGGAGGGTGGTTTTCATTTAAACTTCGACATTTTAGAAACAAACATTATCAACCTTGCGATCATCATTGGGGTTCTGTACGTCTATGGGAGCAAGTTTATTGGCAATATTTTAGAGACGCGCAAAAGCAAAATTGTCGCCGATCTAGAAGACGCTGAAAACCGCGCGAAAAAAGCCCAAGAAGCACTGACAAAAGCCCAGAAAGATCTCGAACAGGCCCAGGCCCAGGCTGCCAAGATTCGGGAAGACGCTAAGGTTGCCGCAGAAAAAACCAAACAAGACATCTTGGCCAAAGGTCGCGATGAAGTTGAAAAACTCAAGGCCTCTGCGGTTAAAGAATTAAGCACAGAACAAGCGAAAGTAATCACCGAGCTGAAGCGACGGGTTGCAGAACTTGCTCTGGCAAAAGTGGAAGCTCAATTGCGGTCTGATTTGGATGAGTCTGCTCAAGCCAAGTTAGTTGATCGCAGCATTGCACAACTGGGAGGTGGCGCATGA
- a CDS encoding F0F1 ATP synthase subunit B', which yields MTHWTIVLATEAVEKTAEGGLFDFDATLPVMAIQFLVLAALLNKLFYKPIGQAIDDRSDYIRTNLVDAKERQQKAEDLAAQYEQELRDVRREAQDVIAKAQAEAQKVVADEVKSAQAEALAEREKAALEIEAQRESAFKSLEQQVDSLSQAIASKLVGAKL from the coding sequence ATGACACACTGGACAATTGTTTTAGCAACTGAAGCAGTCGAGAAAACCGCTGAGGGTGGTCTTTTTGATTTTGACGCAACGCTCCCCGTGATGGCCATTCAGTTTTTGGTCTTGGCGGCGTTGTTAAATAAGCTTTTTTATAAGCCTATTGGTCAAGCGATTGACGACCGTTCCGATTACATTCGCACCAACTTAGTGGACGCGAAAGAACGTCAGCAAAAGGCGGAGGACTTAGCCGCTCAATATGAGCAAGAACTCCGTGATGTGCGTCGTGAAGCCCAGGATGTAATTGCAAAAGCTCAGGCTGAAGCTCAAAAGGTCGTAGCAGATGAAGTGAAGTCTGCCCAGGCTGAGGCTTTGGCGGAGCGGGAAAAAGCAGCTCTGGAAATCGAGGCACAACGGGAATCTGCGTTCAAATCCCTTGAACAACAAGTTGATTCTTTAAGCCAGGCGATCGCCTCCAAATTAGTTGGGGCAAAGCTTTAG
- the atpE gene encoding ATP synthase F0 subunit C: MDSLTAAASVIAAALAVGLAAIGPGIGQGNAAGSAAEGIARQPEAEGKIRGTLLLSLAFMEALTIYGLVVALVLLFANPFA; encoded by the coding sequence ATGGATTCTTTAACTGCTGCTGCTTCTGTTATTGCTGCTGCTCTTGCTGTTGGTCTTGCGGCGATCGGCCCTGGTATTGGTCAAGGTAATGCTGCGGGTAGTGCAGCCGAAGGGATTGCCCGTCAACCCGAAGCGGAAGGCAAAATCCGCGGTACTCTCCTCCTCAGCTTGGCTTTTATGGAAGCTTTAACCATCTACGGTCTTGTTGTTGCCCTCGTTCTTTTGTTTGCAAACCCCTTTGCATAA
- the atpB gene encoding F0F1 ATP synthase subunit A, producing MEMLNSLTTFSLFPLAELEVGKHFYWELGGLKVHGQVLMTSWFVIAVLVLASILATRNVQRVPGGFQNFMEYALEFIRDLAKNQLGEKEYRPWVPFIGTLFLFIFIANWSGALVPWKIIGLPEGELAAPTNDINTTVALALLTSLAYFYAGFKKRGIGYLKKYLEPTPILLPINILEDFTKPLSLSFRLFGNILADELVVGVLVFLVPLIIPLPLMALGLFASAIQALIFATLAAAYIAEAMEGHH from the coding sequence ATGGAAATGCTTAATAGTTTAACTACATTTAGTTTATTTCCCCTTGCTGAACTCGAAGTCGGCAAACATTTTTATTGGGAACTCGGTGGCTTAAAAGTTCACGGACAGGTACTAATGACCTCTTGGTTCGTTATTGCTGTACTCGTGCTTGCTTCGATCCTAGCAACCCGTAATGTTCAGCGTGTCCCTGGTGGTTTCCAAAACTTCATGGAATACGCCCTCGAATTTATTCGGGATCTGGCTAAAAACCAGCTAGGCGAAAAAGAATATCGTCCTTGGGTGCCCTTCATTGGAACATTGTTCCTCTTCATCTTCATTGCCAACTGGTCCGGTGCCCTTGTGCCTTGGAAAATCATTGGTTTACCCGAAGGTGAATTGGCCGCTCCCACTAACGACATTAACACCACCGTAGCCCTAGCTCTGTTGACTTCCTTGGCATACTTTTATGCCGGGTTCAAAAAGCGTGGAATTGGTTACCTGAAAAAATATTTGGAACCAACCCCTATCCTGCTTCCAATTAACATTCTGGAAGATTTCACCAAGCCCCTCTCCCTGAGCTTCCGTCTTTTCGGAAACATCCTCGCGGACGAACTGGTGGTTGGTGTACTGGTTTTCTTGGTTCCCCTGATTATTCCTTTACCCTTGATGGCACTCGGTTTATTTGCCAGTGCGATCCAAGCGTTGATTTTTGCGACCCTCGCCGCAGCCTACATTGCTGAAGCGATGGAAGGTCATCACTAA
- a CDS encoding ATP synthase subunit I, with product MIARGLYCFPCTKQYRQSNKLIKTLDLLNLLSVNSSESQSQSDIPNSSNSTLENNGDSASNTPMDEYYQLKQSIFFVTLAISGAIALLVWYFYSAQTAVSYLIGAGVGIIYLRQLAKSVEKISSTNPRTGSGRLALFIGLIVIATQLEQLEILPAFLGFITYKLAIIVYVLPNSLLIADKTN from the coding sequence ATGATTGCACGTGGTTTGTACTGTTTCCCTTGTACAAAGCAATATAGACAGTCAAATAAACTGATCAAAACCCTTGATCTTCTAAACCTGCTGAGCGTGAATTCATCTGAGTCTCAAAGCCAATCAGACATTCCCAACTCTTCTAACTCAACCTTAGAAAACAATGGGGATTCGGCAAGTAACACCCCAATGGACGAGTACTATCAGCTCAAACAGTCCATTTTTTTTGTGACTCTTGCCATCAGTGGGGCGATCGCCCTGTTGGTCTGGTACTTTTATTCTGCCCAAACAGCAGTGAGTTATCTCATTGGTGCTGGCGTTGGAATAATTTATTTGAGACAGTTGGCAAAAAGCGTAGAAAAAATCAGTAGCACTAATCCCAGAACCGGTTCCGGTCGCCTAGCCCTTTTTATCGGCTTGATCGTCATCGCAACCCAACTGGAGCAACTGGAAATTCTCCCCGCTTTTTTAGGGTTCATTACCTATAAACTTGCCATCATTGTTTATGTGCTGCCAAATAGTTTACTTATCGCAGACAAAACAAATTAG
- a CDS encoding aldo/keto reductase translates to MREQLILPAMGCGTWAWGNRLLWGYQPSMDQELQQVFNFCVTSGITLFDTGDSYGTGRLSGRSESLLGQFSQAYTGRHQQEIILATKLAPYPWRLTAGSMKRAGAASAKRLQRPIDLVQMHWSTANYAPWQEKRLLRGLAKLYETGQVKGVGLSNYGGKRLREVHRWFQDWGVPIRTLQVQYSLLSTDPVLKYDVKAVCDELGIQLIAYSPLALGLLTGKYSLDKPLPKGLRRRVFKQVLPNMAPLQSCLQELMALHQKTMAQVALNWCICKGTMPIPGAKNLTQAQENAGALGWHLSAAEVEALDQAAAQVTKTMVQNPFQSR, encoded by the coding sequence ATGCGCGAGCAACTTATTCTCCCCGCCATGGGCTGTGGCACCTGGGCCTGGGGCAATCGCCTGCTGTGGGGGTACCAACCCAGCATGGATCAAGAACTACAACAGGTGTTTAATTTCTGTGTGACCAGCGGCATTACCCTCTTTGATACGGGGGATTCCTATGGAACCGGGCGTTTAAGCGGTCGTAGTGAAAGCCTTTTGGGGCAATTTTCCCAAGCCTACACTGGCCGTCACCAACAGGAAATCATTCTGGCGACTAAACTGGCTCCTTATCCTTGGCGGCTCACCGCTGGCTCCATGAAGCGGGCTGGGGCCGCCTCCGCAAAACGCCTCCAGCGGCCAATTGATCTAGTGCAAATGCATTGGTCAACGGCAAATTATGCCCCTTGGCAAGAAAAACGATTATTGCGGGGTTTGGCAAAACTGTACGAAACGGGTCAGGTGAAAGGCGTAGGGTTATCCAACTATGGTGGCAAGCGACTCCGGGAAGTGCACCGTTGGTTTCAGGATTGGGGCGTACCGATTCGGACATTGCAGGTGCAGTATTCTTTGCTTTCAACGGATCCGGTACTGAAATATGACGTCAAAGCCGTATGCGACGAATTGGGGATTCAGTTAATCGCCTATAGTCCCCTGGCCCTTGGTCTGTTGACGGGAAAATACAGCTTAGATAAACCGCTACCCAAAGGTTTACGACGGCGAGTTTTCAAGCAAGTTTTGCCGAACATGGCCCCGTTGCAGAGCTGTTTACAGGAGCTGATGGCGCTGCACCAAAAAACCATGGCCCAGGTCGCTTTAAACTGGTGTATTTGTAAAGGGACAATGCCGATTCCGGGGGCAAAAAATCTCACCCAAGCCCAGGAAAATGCTGGGGCATTGGGTTGGCACCTAAGCGCCGCTGAAGTAGAAGCCCTCGATCAAGCGGCAGCCCAAGTCACAAAAACCATGGTGCAAAATCCGTTCCAATCCCGTTAA
- the ispG gene encoding (E)-4-hydroxy-3-methylbut-2-enyl-diphosphate synthase, which produces MQAVERPVQTTDSLVDTTIHRRKTRAVKVGNVTIGSDYPVVVQSMINEDTLDIEGSVAAIRRLHEIGCEIVRVTVPSMAHARSLAQIKAKLAETYQAVPIVADVHHNGMKIALEVAKHVDKVRINPGLYVFEQASGDRTGYTEAEFAAIGEKIRETLEPLVVSLRDQGKAMRIGVNHGSLAERMLFTYGDTPEGMVESALEFIRICQSLDFHNLIISMKASRVPVMLAAYRLMAKRMDELGMDYPLHLGVTEAGDGEYGRIKSTAGIGTLLAEGIGDTIRVSLTEAPEKEIPVCYSILQALGLRKTMVEYVACPSCGRTLFNLEEVLHKVREATNHLTGLDIAVMGCIVNGPGEMADADYGYVGKTPGVISLYRGREEIRKVPEAQGVEELINLIKADGRWVDPPQ; this is translated from the coding sequence ATGCAAGCTGTAGAGCGTCCTGTGCAAACGACCGATTCCCTTGTGGATACCACTATCCATCGCCGGAAAACCAGAGCTGTCAAGGTGGGCAATGTCACCATCGGCAGTGATTATCCTGTGGTTGTCCAGTCGATGATCAACGAAGATACCCTTGACATAGAGGGCTCCGTCGCGGCAATCCGCCGACTTCATGAAATTGGCTGTGAAATCGTCCGGGTAACTGTTCCGAGTATGGCCCACGCCCGTTCCCTGGCTCAGATCAAAGCGAAGCTCGCCGAGACCTACCAGGCAGTGCCAATTGTGGCGGATGTCCACCATAACGGCATGAAAATTGCTCTGGAAGTTGCCAAACACGTGGATAAAGTGCGCATCAATCCCGGTCTTTATGTTTTTGAACAGGCCAGTGGCGATCGCACTGGTTATACCGAAGCAGAATTTGCGGCCATTGGTGAAAAGATTCGTGAAACCCTCGAACCCTTGGTGGTTTCCCTGCGGGATCAAGGCAAAGCCATGCGCATCGGCGTCAACCATGGTTCCCTCGCCGAGCGAATGCTCTTCACCTACGGGGATACTCCCGAAGGCATGGTCGAATCAGCCCTAGAATTTATTCGGATTTGTCAGTCCCTCGATTTCCATAACCTGATCATTTCCATGAAGGCATCCCGTGTTCCGGTGATGTTGGCCGCCTATCGCCTCATGGCTAAACGAATGGATGAACTCGGCATGGATTATCCCCTCCACCTGGGCGTAACCGAAGCTGGAGATGGAGAATATGGCCGCATTAAATCTACCGCAGGCATTGGGACGCTCCTGGCGGAAGGCATTGGCGACACAATCCGTGTTTCCCTCACGGAAGCACCGGAAAAGGAAATTCCCGTCTGCTATAGCATCCTCCAAGCCCTAGGCCTACGGAAAACCATGGTGGAATACGTCGCCTGCCCTTCCTGTGGCCGGACGCTTTTTAACCTCGAAGAAGTGCTCCACAAGGTGCGCGAAGCGACAAATCACCTCACGGGTCTAGATATTGCCGTAATGGGTTGTATCGTCAATGGCCCCGGTGAAATGGCCGATGCGGACTATGGCTATGTGGGGAAAACGCCCGGTGTAATTTCCCTATACCGTGGTCGGGAAGAAATCCGCAAAGTCCCCGAAGCCCAAGGGGTTGAAGAACTGATTAACCTAATCAAAGCTGATGGTCGCTGGGTTGATCCGCCCCAATAG
- a CDS encoding phosphotransacetylase family protein, which yields MTNSTQHIVVASTEPYSGKSAVLLGLVQSLKQKGISVAYSKPIGTVWHDEQNGRFTRIEDDLRFLGEAFGLKETEVRSPVLFLDEATVAQRLTGQDQTDYPQKLKDDLGAIASDITFIEAPKSLWEGSLFNLSAGEIAATLGAKILLVIPYHHKLLVDSLLTIYRFLGDRLMGVVINKIPPEALETAETQIKPFLAQRGIDVYGLVPADRILRSVTVRELVKRLNAEVLCRANRLDLMVESLTIGAMNVNSALKYFRQRQNMAVVTGGDRTDLQLAALETSTQCLILTGHVAPQEIILNRAEDLEIPILSVDYDTLTTVEIIDQAFNHVRLQEPIKVEVAQTLFQKHFDFERFLAQMPFPVA from the coding sequence GTGACCAATTCAACCCAACATATCGTCGTTGCTTCTACCGAACCCTACAGTGGGAAATCTGCTGTGCTACTTGGGTTGGTACAGAGCCTTAAGCAAAAAGGCATCTCTGTGGCCTACAGTAAGCCCATCGGTACAGTTTGGCATGACGAGCAGAATGGGCGTTTCACCCGCATCGAAGATGATCTCCGGTTCCTTGGGGAAGCCTTTGGTCTTAAGGAAACGGAAGTGCGATCGCCGGTACTTTTTCTGGATGAGGCAACGGTGGCCCAGCGACTCACGGGTCAAGACCAAACCGATTATCCTCAAAAATTAAAGGATGATCTAGGGGCGATCGCCAGTGACATCACCTTTATCGAAGCCCCCAAAAGTCTCTGGGAAGGGAGTTTATTTAACCTCTCTGCCGGGGAAATTGCGGCGACCCTAGGGGCCAAAATCCTCTTGGTCATCCCCTACCACCACAAGCTTTTAGTTGATAGTTTGTTGACAATTTATCGGTTCCTGGGCGATCGCCTCATGGGAGTGGTGATTAACAAAATTCCCCCCGAAGCCCTCGAAACCGCCGAGACACAAATTAAGCCCTTCTTGGCCCAGCGGGGTATTGATGTCTATGGCCTTGTCCCCGCCGACCGGATCCTCCGGAGTGTAACAGTGCGGGAATTGGTGAAGCGCCTCAATGCGGAAGTTCTTTGTCGGGCTAATCGCCTAGATCTGATGGTCGAAAGTCTCACCATTGGCGCGATGAACGTTAACTCTGCCTTGAAATATTTCCGGCAACGACAAAATATGGCGGTGGTCACTGGGGGCGATCGCACTGATCTGCAACTGGCAGCCCTAGAAACCTCCACCCAATGTCTGATCCTGACAGGCCATGTCGCCCCCCAAGAAATTATTCTCAACCGCGCCGAAGACCTAGAAATCCCAATTCTGTCGGTGGACTATGACACCCTGACCACCGTCGAAATCATCGACCAAGCCTTTAACCATGTGCGCCTCCAGGAGCCGATTAAAGTAGAAGTGGCCCAGACCCTATTCCAAAAGCATTTTGACTTCGAGCGTTTCTTAGCCCAGATGCCCTTTCCCGTTGCCTAG
- the ebsA gene encoding type IV pilus biogenesis protein EbsA encodes MAVFDDIQSAGKGEVMVYAPYYPKNKQKTLPKALGLYQIGSVEGKRVIEKGESIPFVASWYVSKLPSEMTSCRLQFAAQADLSYSVTLPNHQFVDYLIDLLIGFGRDGAIDFPKDFYRELLGLKKE; translated from the coding sequence ATGGCTGTTTTTGACGATATCCAATCTGCAGGAAAGGGAGAAGTGATGGTTTATGCTCCCTACTATCCAAAAAATAAACAAAAAACACTGCCCAAAGCCCTCGGACTATACCAGATCGGCTCCGTTGAGGGGAAACGGGTGATCGAAAAAGGAGAAAGTATCCCCTTTGTGGCCAGTTGGTATGTCTCTAAATTACCGTCGGAAATGACCAGTTGTCGCCTTCAATTTGCGGCCCAGGCGGATCTCAGTTACAGCGTGACATTACCAAACCACCAGTTTGTAGATTACCTCATTGATCTCTTAATTGGCTTCGGCCGTGACGGGGCCATTGACTTTCCTAAGGATTTTTATCGGGAACTTCTGGGCCTAAAAAAAGAATAG
- the dusA gene encoding tRNA dihydrouridine(20/20a) synthase DusA — protein MDRTDRHFRYLMRRITRRTLLYTEMITTQAIIHGDRPKLLDFDAAEHPISLQLGGDNPKELAECAKVGEDWGYDEINLNVGCPSPRVQQGNFGACLMTQPELVADCVAAMQGAVNIPVTVKHRIGVDEQDSYADLCRFIEIVSATGCDRFSVHARKAWLQGLSPKENRTVPPLRYADVYRLKQDFPHLWIEINGGITTLEHIQTHLTQVDAVMVGRAAYDNPYLFATVDRDIYGEAIQPKSRHEIVEEMLPYIERATKAGVKLHSISRHMLSLFLGQPGTKAWKRFITEEGRGTTVGREIIEQALALVSQTNAIADPVSMVSGRK, from the coding sequence ATGGATCGCACCGATCGCCATTTTCGTTACTTGATGCGCCGGATTACCCGACGGACATTACTCTACACGGAGATGATTACCACCCAGGCGATTATCCATGGCGATCGCCCCAAGCTTTTAGACTTTGATGCCGCAGAACATCCCATTTCCCTCCAATTGGGGGGCGATAATCCCAAGGAATTAGCCGAATGTGCCAAGGTGGGCGAAGACTGGGGTTACGACGAAATTAATCTCAATGTGGGCTGTCCCAGTCCGAGGGTGCAACAGGGCAATTTTGGGGCTTGTTTGATGACCCAGCCGGAGTTGGTGGCCGATTGTGTAGCGGCGATGCAGGGGGCCGTCAATATTCCCGTTACAGTGAAACATCGCATTGGCGTCGATGAACAAGATAGTTACGCAGACCTCTGCCGCTTTATCGAGATTGTCTCGGCAACCGGATGCGATCGCTTTTCTGTCCATGCCCGCAAAGCCTGGCTACAGGGTTTAAGCCCAAAGGAAAATCGCACGGTACCACCTTTACGTTATGCAGATGTTTATCGGTTAAAACAAGACTTTCCTCACCTCTGGATCGAGATCAATGGCGGCATTACGACGCTAGAACACATTCAAACCCATTTAACCCAAGTGGATGCCGTAATGGTGGGGCGGGCAGCCTATGACAACCCCTATCTGTTTGCGACGGTGGACCGCGATATCTACGGGGAAGCGATTCAGCCCAAAAGCCGCCATGAAATTGTTGAAGAGATGTTGCCCTACATTGAACGTGCCACAAAAGCCGGGGTGAAACTCCACAGCATTAGCCGTCACATGTTGTCGCTGTTTTTAGGCCAGCCCGGCACCAAAGCCTGGAAACGGTTTATCACGGAGGAGGGTCGAGGAACGACGGTGGGACGAGAAATTATTGAGCAAGCCTTGGCCCTAGTGTCCCAGACAAACGCGATCGCCGATCCGGTCTCCATGGTTTCTGGGAGAAAGTGA
- a CDS encoding four-carbon acid sugar kinase family protein: MTAKIIVFDDDPTGSQTVHSCPLLLRWDVDTLRLGLRDPAPILFILANTRALTEPEAIATTTAVCRNLKIALTQENIQEYLIVSRSDSTLRGHFPAETEAIANVLGPFDACFFAPAFFEGGRITRNGIHYVQENERLIPVAETEFAGDRLFGFQNSFLPDFIATKTQGAVTAAQVDCLSPGNLPETLLDYFRELQNGKYVVLDGEQQADFDRLVPALFQAIHQGKKFLFRSAASLLTSLADLGPQPIPPEKSFTVRRSPQPGLIIVGSHTQKTTVQLAELLQLAGVVGIEIDVELCQTSLGRDQLAVAMLEQIPKIRQAGQTPVLFTSRQVVASDQAQHNLEFGKNITALFLKILAQLPADLGFVISKGGNTTNALLQKGLRVPVIQLRGQIIPGCCLVQTEHDHPQFPLLPVVLFPGNVGDHHSLVTAYQRLQIPSQSTI, encoded by the coding sequence ATGACAGCAAAAATTATTGTGTTTGATGATGACCCGACGGGCTCCCAAACGGTGCATAGTTGTCCATTACTATTGCGTTGGGATGTGGACACGTTGCGGTTGGGTTTACGGGATCCGGCCCCCATTCTATTTATTTTGGCGAATACCCGCGCTTTGACAGAACCAGAGGCGATCGCCACCACCACAGCAGTTTGTCGGAATCTCAAAATTGCCCTGACCCAGGAAAATATCCAGGAATATCTGATCGTCAGTCGCTCGGATTCCACCTTGAGGGGCCATTTTCCCGCTGAAACCGAGGCGATCGCCAACGTATTAGGGCCGTTTGATGCCTGTTTTTTTGCCCCAGCATTTTTTGAGGGGGGCCGCATTACCCGCAACGGCATTCACTATGTCCAGGAAAATGAACGCTTGATCCCCGTGGCTGAGACAGAATTTGCGGGCGATCGCCTTTTTGGCTTCCAGAATAGTTTTTTACCCGATTTCATCGCGACGAAAACCCAGGGCGCAGTGACGGCGGCTCAGGTGGATTGTCTCAGTCCAGGGAATTTACCTGAAACTCTCCTTGACTATTTCCGCGAGCTTCAGAATGGCAAATACGTTGTCCTCGACGGCGAACAACAGGCTGATTTTGATCGTCTAGTTCCGGCGCTATTCCAAGCGATTCACCAAGGCAAAAAGTTTCTCTTTCGCAGTGCCGCCAGTTTGCTTACTTCTCTTGCGGATCTTGGCCCCCAACCGATTCCGCCGGAAAAAAGTTTTACCGTGCGGCGATCGCCCCAACCCGGACTGATTATTGTCGGTTCCCACACACAAAAAACAACTGTACAACTCGCGGAATTACTGCAATTAGCAGGTGTTGTCGGCATTGAAATCGACGTAGAGCTGTGCCAAACATCCCTAGGCCGTGATCAACTAGCAGTAGCGATGCTAGAGCAGATCCCCAAAATTCGCCAAGCCGGACAAACCCCCGTACTCTTTACCAGTCGGCAAGTGGTGGCCAGCGACCAAGCCCAACATAACCTTGAATTTGGGAAAAATATCACGGCTCTATTCCTTAAAATTCTTGCCCAGTTGCCCGCAGATCTCGGCTTTGTAATTAGTAAAGGCGGTAACACCACCAATGCGCTGCTCCAAAAAGGTTTGCGGGTTCCAGTGATCCAATTGCGCGGCCAAATCATCCCTGGTTGTTGCCTCGTGCAAACGGAGCATGATCACCCACAATTTCCCCTGTTACCCGTGGTACTGTTTCCTGGCAATGTGGGCGATCACCACAGTCTCGTCACCGCTTACCAACGCCTCCAAATTCCCAGCCAATCAACAATTTAG
- the rsmG gene encoding 16S rRNA (guanine(527)-N(7))-methyltransferase RsmG — MNDIEAQFRNLFQRYGDPHLWQPDSSHYPALAALYHGICDGNQRLNLTRITSPEDFWEKHLWDSYAALKLDVLAERLTQPQKVIDVGTGGGFPGIPLAIAFPEWQITLLDATRKKINFLVELSQTLQLNTLGIADRAETLGQDPKYRESYDIATIRAVGKASLCVEYLLPLLKIGGLAVLYRGQWSEAETEQLQGAIAQCGGQLLAVQQFTTPITQGQRTCLYIEKKQTTAPQFPRAIGLPKQSPLAPV; from the coding sequence ATGAACGACATCGAAGCCCAATTTCGTAACTTATTTCAACGCTATGGCGATCCTCACCTTTGGCAACCCGATTCCTCCCACTATCCGGCCCTTGCTGCCCTTTACCACGGCATTTGCGACGGCAACCAGCGGCTGAATCTGACCCGAATCACGTCTCCAGAAGACTTTTGGGAAAAACATTTGTGGGATTCCTACGCCGCTTTGAAACTAGACGTATTGGCGGAGCGTTTAACCCAGCCCCAAAAAGTCATCGATGTGGGCACTGGGGGCGGCTTTCCCGGCATTCCCTTGGCGATCGCCTTTCCTGAGTGGCAAATTACCCTGCTCGATGCCACCCGCAAAAAAATTAATTTCCTCGTTGAACTGAGCCAAACCCTCCAACTGAACACCCTTGGCATCGCTGACCGGGCTGAAACCCTGGGTCAAGACCCAAAATACCGGGAAAGCTATGACATCGCGACGATCCGCGCCGTGGGTAAAGCCTCCCTCTGTGTGGAATATCTCTTGCCCCTACTCAAAATTGGCGGCCTCGCGGTTCTCTATCGGGGTCAATGGTCTGAGGCCGAAACAGAACAACTCCAAGGGGCGATCGCCCAATGTGGTGGTCAACTCCTAGCCGTACAGCAATTTACAACCCCAATCACCCAAGGCCAGCGCACCTGTCTCTACATCGAGAAAAAACAGACCACAGCCCCCCAATTTCCTAGGGCGATCGGCCTGCCGAAACAATCCCCCCTCGCCCCGGTTTAA